In the genome of Streptomyces collinus, one region contains:
- a CDS encoding sugar ABC transporter ATP-binding protein translates to MSNADELLRIEGIRKTFPGVVALDGVDFDLRRGEVHVLLGENGAGKSTLIKMLSGAYTPDAGRILAGGEETRIQGAQDSERLGIATIYQEFNLVPDLTVAENIFLGRQPRRFGMIDRKKMEADAEVLLQRVGVNVSPRARVRELGIARLQMVEIAKALSLDARVLIMDEPTAVLTSEEVDKLFAIVRTLREDGVGIVFITHHLEEIAALGDRVTVIRDGKSVGQVPASTPEDELVRLMVGRSIEQQYPRERADRGAPLLTVEGLTRDGVFHDVGFEVHAGEVVGIAGLVGAGRTEVVRAVFGADSYDKGTVKVSGAPVAKYDVNAAMTAGIGLVPEDRKGQGLVLDASVEENLGLVTLRSATRAGLVDLKGQRESAERIARQLGVRMAGLGQHVRTLSGGNQQKVVIGKWLLADTKVLILDEPTRGIDVGAKVEIYQLVNELTAAGAAVLMISSDLPEVLGMSDRVLVMAQGRIAGELSADEATQDAVMALAVSNPSTDKEASRGH, encoded by the coding sequence GTGAGCAACGCGGACGAGTTGCTGCGCATCGAGGGCATACGGAAGACCTTCCCGGGCGTGGTCGCGCTGGACGGCGTCGACTTCGACCTGCGCCGCGGCGAGGTGCACGTACTGCTCGGTGAGAACGGTGCCGGCAAGAGCACCCTCATCAAGATGCTCTCCGGCGCCTACACCCCCGACGCCGGGCGGATCCTGGCCGGCGGCGAGGAGACGCGCATCCAGGGTGCGCAGGACTCCGAGCGGCTCGGGATCGCCACGATCTACCAGGAGTTCAACCTGGTACCGGATCTGACGGTCGCCGAGAACATCTTCCTGGGGCGCCAGCCGCGCCGGTTCGGGATGATCGACCGGAAGAAGATGGAGGCCGACGCCGAGGTCCTGCTCCAGCGGGTCGGCGTGAACGTGTCGCCCCGCGCCCGGGTCCGTGAACTCGGCATCGCGCGCCTCCAGATGGTCGAGATCGCCAAGGCCCTCAGCCTCGACGCCCGCGTGCTGATCATGGACGAGCCGACCGCCGTGCTCACCTCCGAGGAGGTCGACAAGCTCTTCGCGATCGTGCGCACGCTGCGCGAGGACGGCGTCGGGATCGTCTTCATCACCCACCACCTGGAGGAGATCGCCGCCCTCGGCGACCGGGTGACCGTCATCCGCGACGGGAAGAGCGTCGGCCAGGTCCCCGCCTCCACCCCCGAGGACGAGCTCGTCCGGCTCATGGTCGGCCGCTCCATCGAGCAGCAGTACCCGCGCGAGCGGGCCGACCGCGGCGCCCCCCTGCTCACCGTCGAGGGGCTCACCCGGGACGGCGTCTTCCACGACGTCGGCTTCGAGGTGCACGCCGGTGAGGTCGTCGGCATCGCCGGACTGGTCGGCGCCGGCCGCACCGAGGTCGTCCGCGCGGTCTTCGGGGCCGACTCCTACGACAAGGGCACGGTGAAGGTGTCCGGCGCCCCGGTCGCCAAGTACGACGTCAACGCGGCGATGACCGCCGGGATCGGGCTCGTCCCCGAGGACCGCAAGGGCCAGGGCCTGGTGCTGGACGCCTCCGTCGAGGAGAACCTCGGCCTGGTGACGCTGCGCTCGGCCACGCGGGCGGGCCTCGTCGACCTCAAGGGCCAGCGCGAGTCCGCCGAGCGGATCGCCCGGCAGCTCGGCGTGCGGATGGCGGGCCTCGGCCAGCACGTGCGCACCCTCTCCGGCGGCAACCAGCAGAAGGTCGTCATCGGCAAGTGGCTGCTCGCCGACACCAAGGTGCTGATCCTCGACGAGCCGACGCGCGGCATCGACGTCGGCGCCAAGGTCGAGATCTACCAGCTCGTCAACGAACTCACCGCCGCCGGCGCGGCCGTCCTGATGATCTCCAGCGACCTGCCCGAGGTGCTCGGCATGAGCGACCGGGTCCTGGTGATGGCGCAGGGCCGGATCGCCGGTGAAC
- a CDS encoding LacI family DNA-binding transcriptional regulator — protein sequence MASIKDVAAEAGVSVATVSRVLNDHPSVSADARTRVLAAVETLGYRPNAVARSLRTDQTHTLGLVISDVMNPYFTELARSVEEEARALGYSVIIGNADERPDLQDHHVRTLLDRRIDGLLVSPTDGGSPLMLEAARAGTPMVFVDRWIPGVDVPVVRADGQAAVRDLVAHLYGLGHRRLAIIAGPAATTTGRERVEAFREALAAYGLELPDAYIGQGDFQAESGRLVTEGFLDLAEPPEVVFAADNLMALGALDAVRARGLRVPDDLALAAFDDIRWFVHTDPPVTAIAQPTGELGRAAVRALVDRIEGRPGQSVTLPARLVVRRSCGEHPTPVQRSTT from the coding sequence GTGGCCAGCATCAAGGACGTCGCTGCCGAGGCCGGCGTCTCCGTCGCCACGGTCTCGCGCGTCCTGAACGACCACCCGTCGGTCAGCGCCGACGCACGCACCCGCGTGCTGGCCGCCGTCGAGACCCTGGGCTACCGCCCGAACGCCGTCGCCCGCTCCCTGCGCACCGACCAGACCCACACCCTCGGCCTGGTCATCAGCGACGTGATGAACCCGTACTTCACCGAACTGGCCCGCTCTGTCGAGGAGGAGGCCCGCGCGCTCGGCTACAGCGTCATCATCGGCAACGCCGACGAGCGGCCGGACCTCCAGGACCACCACGTACGCACCCTGCTGGACCGGCGGATCGACGGGCTGCTCGTCTCCCCGACGGACGGCGGCTCGCCGCTGATGCTGGAGGCCGCGCGGGCCGGGACGCCCATGGTGTTCGTGGACCGGTGGATCCCGGGCGTGGACGTGCCGGTCGTACGGGCGGACGGACAGGCCGCCGTGCGGGATCTCGTGGCGCACCTGTACGGGCTCGGGCACCGCCGGCTCGCCATCATCGCGGGCCCGGCGGCGACCACGACCGGCCGCGAGCGTGTGGAGGCCTTCCGCGAGGCGCTCGCCGCGTACGGACTCGAACTCCCCGACGCCTACATAGGGCAGGGCGACTTCCAGGCCGAGAGCGGCCGGCTGGTCACCGAGGGCTTCCTCGACCTGGCCGAACCGCCCGAGGTCGTCTTCGCCGCGGACAACCTGATGGCGCTCGGCGCCCTGGACGCCGTACGCGCGCGTGGTCTGCGCGTCCCGGACGACCTCGCGCTGGCCGCGTTCGACGACATCCGGTGGTTCGTGCACACCGATCCGCCGGTCACCGCGATCGCCCAGCCCACGGGCGAGCTGGGCCGGGCCGCCGTACGGGCCCTGGTCGACCGCATCGAGGGGCGGCCCGGCCAGTCCGTGACCCTCCCCGCCCGGCTCGTCGTACGCCGCTCGTGCGGCGAGCACCCCACCCCAGTGCAAAGGAGCACGACGTGA
- a CDS encoding dihydrofolate reductase family protein — protein sequence MTQLLRVQNFNVSSDGFGAGEGQSLERPFGHADPGQMFAWAGATASWPNRTDPGGSRGLDDYLVRDFHNNIGAEIMGRNKFSPQRGPWQDHEWKGWWGDEPPFHTPVFVMTHHERPSFTLSDTTFHFVGGDPAEVLDEARKAAGGKDVRLGGGAATVREFLDADLVDTLHVTVSPGVVLGSGSRLWESPEELLDRFHCDVVPSPSGVIHHLFWRK from the coding sequence GTGACCCAGCTGCTGCGCGTACAGAACTTCAACGTCTCGAGTGACGGATTCGGTGCCGGTGAGGGCCAGAGCCTGGAGCGGCCGTTCGGCCACGCCGATCCCGGGCAGATGTTCGCCTGGGCCGGCGCGACCGCGAGCTGGCCGAACCGCACCGACCCGGGCGGGAGCCGCGGCCTCGACGACTACCTGGTGCGCGACTTCCACAACAACATCGGCGCCGAGATCATGGGCCGCAACAAGTTCAGCCCGCAGCGCGGCCCTTGGCAGGACCACGAGTGGAAGGGCTGGTGGGGCGACGAGCCCCCGTTCCACACGCCGGTGTTCGTCATGACCCACCACGAGCGCCCGTCGTTCACCCTCTCCGACACCACGTTCCACTTCGTCGGCGGGGATCCGGCCGAGGTCCTCGACGAGGCGCGCAAGGCGGCCGGGGGCAAGGACGTCCGGCTCGGCGGCGGGGCGGCCACCGTCCGAGAGTTCCTGGACGCCGATCTGGTGGACACGCTGCACGTGACGGTCTCGCCCGGGGTGGTGCTCGGGTCCGGCTCACGGCTGTGGGAGTCGCCCGAGGAACTGCTCGACCGCTTCCACTGCGATGTCGTGCCGAGTCCGAGCGGGGTGATCCATCACCTGTTCTGGCGCAAGTGA
- a CDS encoding MBL fold metallo-hydrolase yields the protein MSSLPVTADFPIRVLGGPTAVLEYGGLRLLTDPTFDAPGDYPRPGGPLLTKTAPAAGSPADLGRIDVVLLSHDEHADNLDISGRALLDGIPLTLTTPGGGERLRESLGERVRGLADWESVALDRPDGGTITVTGVPALHGPGPREQVEPFTGQVVGFVLTGEGLPTVYVSGDNASLDAVREIAGRFAPVDTAVLFAGAPRFPVLFDNQVVVLDSAMAAEAAQILGARRVVPVHYDSWAHFTEGGDALEAAFTAAGLADRLDWGKGA from the coding sequence ATGTCTTCCCTGCCCGTGACGGCCGACTTCCCCATCCGCGTCCTCGGCGGCCCGACCGCCGTCCTCGAATACGGCGGCCTGCGCCTCCTGACCGACCCGACCTTCGACGCGCCCGGCGACTACCCCCGTCCCGGGGGCCCGCTCCTGACCAAGACCGCACCCGCCGCCGGCAGCCCGGCCGACCTCGGCCGTATCGACGTGGTCCTGCTCTCCCACGACGAGCACGCCGACAACCTCGACATCTCCGGCCGGGCCCTGCTCGACGGCATACCCCTGACCCTCACCACGCCCGGCGGCGGCGAGCGGCTGCGTGAGAGCCTGGGGGAGAGGGTCAGGGGCCTGGCCGACTGGGAGTCCGTCGCGCTGGACCGCCCTGACGGCGGCACGATCACCGTGACCGGCGTCCCCGCCCTGCACGGCCCGGGCCCCCGCGAGCAGGTCGAGCCGTTCACCGGCCAGGTCGTCGGCTTCGTCCTGACCGGCGAGGGCCTGCCCACCGTCTACGTCAGCGGCGACAACGCCTCACTCGACGCGGTCCGCGAGATCGCCGGCCGCTTCGCCCCCGTCGACACCGCCGTGCTCTTCGCCGGTGCTCCCCGCTTCCCCGTCCTCTTCGACAACCAGGTCGTCGTCCTGGACAGCGCCATGGCCGCCGAGGCCGCGCAGATCCTCGGCGCCCGGCGCGTCGTCCCCGTCCACTACGACAGCTGGGCTCACTTCACCGAAGGCGGCGACGCGCTGGAAGCCGCCTTCACCGCCGCCGGGCTCGCCGACCGGCTGGACTGGGGCAAGGGCGCCTGA
- a CDS encoding CGNR zinc finger domain-containing protein — protein MEESVTEQPAPPPAQGEEEHPSLALANTALALPGGRTLDLLGTPAQTNHWLTQRGLAPVDAGMREMCAAQLRSLREQIRSLFAARADGVPALPAAVSAINDAMTRVPTAPLLRWDDKTGPYRTAPHPTTAIVDLALATLAADAADLLTSPEAERLTACGSPPCNRYLLRHGRRHWCSTRCGDRARAARAYARRTEQR, from the coding sequence ATGGAGGAGTCCGTGACTGAGCAGCCCGCCCCGCCGCCCGCCCAGGGCGAGGAGGAGCACCCCTCCCTCGCCCTCGCCAACACCGCCCTCGCTCTGCCCGGCGGGCGCACGCTGGACCTCCTGGGCACCCCCGCTCAGACGAACCACTGGCTGACCCAGCGCGGCCTCGCCCCCGTCGACGCCGGCATGCGGGAGATGTGCGCGGCCCAACTGCGGTCGCTGCGCGAACAGATCAGGTCGCTGTTCGCCGCCCGCGCCGACGGCGTACCCGCCCTGCCCGCGGCCGTGAGCGCCATCAACGACGCGATGACCAGGGTCCCCACGGCCCCCCTGCTGCGGTGGGACGACAAGACCGGCCCCTACCGCACCGCCCCCCACCCCACCACCGCGATCGTCGACCTCGCGCTGGCGACCCTCGCCGCCGACGCCGCCGACCTGCTCACCTCCCCCGAGGCCGAGCGCCTCACCGCCTGCGGTTCCCCGCCCTGCAACCGCTACCTGCTTCGCCACGGCCGTCGCCACTGGTGCTCCACCCGCTGCGGCGACCGCGCCCGCGCGGCCCGGGCGTACGCACGCCGCACCGAGCAGCGCTGA